From Corticium candelabrum chromosome 9, ooCorCand1.1, whole genome shotgun sequence:
GACTATTTAtggactttgcggtcacacAAAACAGCAGTCGCTATGTATGATTCTAGATACATTTTACAGGTAGCGCctttagaaagaaaatagtgtgtatattcgtaattcttcgcgacaatCAATCCTACTGTATGTGGTgttcagaaggctcatagctgtggaagcgagggtgtaaacacagcttcaattattCCTTTACACTAGCTAATTGTGCAGTTCCCTCAAGGGGCAAACTAAAAccagaagaaacagaaaaaaaaCAAGACACTAACACATTAGCTACAGATTAActaatacacaaataaatactaattaaGCAGAGCAATTAAGATAGTAAAAACTATAAGTATTCCTTCCTTCAAGTCTGTGGTATGACCATGCAAACAAGTTCTTTGCTAATACAGGCCTCTCTCTATTTGCCATCCACAAGATTCCCCTCACCAGACTATTTGCTGAGTGCAGTGCCCTTTTCACATAATGTCTGATTCTTAATTATCTTCTAGAACGCTTCAGTTATATAAAGGAATCACCCACTCTTTGACTAATAGAATCTCTCCCCTCTATACCAAGGCCTCTTCTTATTCCTCTCCTATATCCTAATCTGCCATGCGATAATGTCTTGACTTATCAACCGATGACTGGGCTGCATTTACCACGGCCTTCTTGGCTTTCTTTGGTGCTCAGAATTTATGGCTCTGAGCCCCAGCAATTTTGACAAGAACCACACGCTATTATGCTCTGATCTTACTACCGATGACAACAAGTATCGCCTGCTCATCAAGGCTTCTAAATCAGACCCGTTCCATTTGGGCGTCGACTTCCTTCTTAGGCAAACACGCAATTCAGTCTGTTCGTAAAGGTGTTAAAAATACCTGGTTTGTTTCAGAGCATCGGATCTACCGCTATTTGCACACGCAGACGGGTTCTACCTCACTCCCCTGCATCTTACCTCCATGCTTTGGTCTCTGATACACAAATTGGGGTACAACAAAGACCACTATGCAGGTCACAGCTTCCGGATcgaagcagcaacaactgcaagcCACAGCTACCCTGCCAGATTGGCTGATCAAAACTCTCGGTCGTTGGTCTTCAGAATGCTACCAATGATACATCTAACTGAATGGCAAGGCCCTCTTTTGTGGCAAACGTGCTCGCTAAAAGTCCACATTCCTACAAACTTTCCATCGTGGTCCACTGACTGACATCTGCTTTTCTTTCACATTTGCTCACAATAGAGACTGTTAATGCatatgttgaatttgatggtCTCAAGCTGTATTCCAGCACTCTGGTACACACGCAGTGTCTTGGCTCTCTTTGAGGTTGGCATGCCATTTGCAAAGGGGCCTTGTTCAGGCCAGTCTTGGCCAACATTATGAGTACCTCCACTCAGGTTGCAACGTCAACGCGACTAACGTCTTTGGCGCTAGCCAGTTGTCTCATATATGTCACTAAAAGGACTGGGTTCCATGATGGTGTGTTGAGCCTCCAACGTCAGctccactgacctcttgggctcaagCGGGGTGGGACAGACTCCAATgtcagcttgactgacctAGTGGTTATAATGGGCGTTAATCCTCCAAAGTCACCCTGAGTAACTTCTTAGCTTCACGCCACTTGTTGGAGATGCTCAGCTTGTGAGATGACCACTCTGGTTAACCTAGTGTTCACAAATCCCTCACAACCTggcatgttgcttacaacatAGTAGTGCATTATGAGTGATGTTAATATGCATAAATGCATGTCTCTAATACATCTATAATAAACGTTACCATTGTATAATGTCCTGAAAACTATAAAGTTTTGTTCTTTCTACCTGTCTATTTTATCTCTATCCAATGCAGATCCTCAATCAAGCAGAACTtctgtagttaattaagagcaGTCTTTACCTAATGATTTCCACATGGCCATGTTTAGCTGCTAAATGGAGTGGGGTATGTTTATTAGGATCCTTCTTGTCAGCATTACTCAATGGTTTCACATATTTGAGAGCACCAGACTTAACCAGCAGTTCCACCATCTATTAGTATATAAACAACTACAGTATAAATAAACTGCCAACATTGTCGGTCGCATGCAAACCTCCAAATGTCCAAATTGACAAGCTTTATCTAAAGCTGTTGAACCACCAAAGGCAATAGCACCTACATCAGCTTTGTTACCAAGGAGAAGAGATGCCTGTGTAAAACAATAGTTAACTTAACTGCTAGTTACACTGTTGGTACTTGCAGAAGATCATCTTACCACGTCTGTTTTTCCATATTGAGCTGTCAGTATTAAAGCAGTTTCACCATTACTAGACAAGGAATTTGAATCAGCTCCAGATCGAAGAAGCAAGCTTGCTTGTTCTACTCTACCAGCCCAAGCTGCCAAATGCAGTGGCGTCATACCTGTAAAAACATACAACAACGTACACAAAACACataatcatatatatatagatatatatatatatatatatatatatatatatatatatatatatatatatacatacaacatGCATTTTTACCATTCTTGTCCTTTAGGTCAACAGTAGCTTCAACATCAATCAGTTCCCTACATATGTCAGCCTTGTCTAACAATGCTGAGTGATGTAAGGCTGTAAAGCTGCGCATATGCAATTAAAAGTTATCATGAATGAATCCTACACGAAATCTCACCAGTTGTCATCTGCGGCATTTACATTAAGCAATTTTGCAGATTTTTTTGGATCTTAGAAGACAAAAAAAACATTTAGCATATCTCTTCCTTCTAGCAAATTGCCTGGCAACATGTTACTTTTCTTGAACTTTCCGTCCTTTCCCACGTCAGCAGAGGCTTCCAGTTTAGAGGAAGACACTACAGATCGGCAATTAGATATGTGTGTACATAGTtctagatagatagataattTTATTGGATTTCACATTTTCTAGTACAATGACGTTAGATAGATActgcaaactacataaaatgtcagCTAAACTCTAACTTAAACTCTCAGTTAAGTAATTACATGGGCGCACCTGGACACACCtgagttcatcaactaaaatAGAACCACCTTCTACAATGTTCAATTTTTCATGATCACACGAGCATTAAGTTTCTGCAGTGTAACAGAAAACCCACATCTCCAATAGGTCTTGAAGTCAGCAGAGTTGTTCTTTCCTTCTTGATCTTTGGACTTAAGTGACAAAGTGTTCAGCAGACAGTCAGCGACAACTTCCCAAGTGCCAAAGTGCCTAAACACTACAGGTATGCATTTGGATGCATTACCTCCTGGGAGAACCTCACTGTCGTATTTAGCgttttcatttcttctcttttccTTGCAGCAAATCCACTCAGTTTGGCACAACTTCTGATGACCGCTTTACTTTAGGGATGAGTAAGTGAAATATCCATCTCCTGATCTAGTCTCATGCAGctagcccctccccttttgacttccgttggtggggagagggtctggtaaggttcctttgatgtttTGGTTCTGCCGACTCCAGTATTCCATGGGGCATAAAAGACATAACAATGATCTGTTAATTGAGATAAGCGAACAACTGATGGCAACGCAATACTAATTAGTATTTGCATGTACAGCAAAGTTTTCACTTCTGTTTCTACTGCGGgtgctgctggactttgttcttgttctaggCGAGTTCATTTGCTCTCACAGGTTGCGTGGCTGCCTGCTATAAGCATGGTAAGAGAAGCAAATAGGTCGTCTTCTTGTACGACAACATTGCCAGGTGAGTTGTTCTTCGCGAAAAAATTGCATAGAGGCTCATCTGGATGTGTGTCACGCAGCTGCAGCGTTACGTCTAGCAACAGGACGAGCAGCTTCTAGCTGTTTCCACTCCTGTTGTGGCACACTTCATTGGCTTCTGTACTGTCACGTTCAGAAGTTGCGTGATCATGCACTTAGAATTTTCGTAGATGAGATGTCTTCCTTGTTATGCGTATGATTAGTTGTTGAATGCTGTTGGTTCCCAAagaacaactcacctgccaaTGTTGTTGTACAAGAAGACGACATGCGTGCTTCTCTTACCATGCTTATAACAGGCAGCCACGCACCTGTGAGAGCAAATAAACTCGCCTAGTACAAGAACAAAGTCTAGCAGCacctgcagcagaaacagaagcgaAAACTTCGCTACATAAAGATACTAATTAGTAGTGCGTTCCCATCAGCTGCTTGCttatcttaattaacagaTCATTGTTATGTCTTTATGCTCCATGGAATGCTGGGGTCGGCaaaaccaagacatcaaaggaaccttaCCAGACTCTCTCCcagccaacggaagtcaaaaggggaggggctgccTGCATGAGACTACACTCCTGATCGGACAAATTACCAGCGTCACATATGAGAATATCAGGTCTACCCTCATTGTTCAGATGTCTATTTTTGGTTCTTTCTTGTGGAGAACAGCTAAACTCTTTCAGGCACTCTGACCAAGAATGTACAATCAAGTCATGAGCCCAAATGGGGCCTCCTCCGTGTTTACGTGTCAGGAGATGATACCCAAGAGAGTCAAAGTGTGTCTCACAATCGCACTTATCTTGCATTCCCTGAAAAGCTAGGAAGGTGAAGCCCTAAACATAAACAGGCTGCTAAGCGAAATTCGCCGGATTTTACTGCAAGCTCGTTTGACATTGGGATTGCTTGCAAGAAGGCACCAGCTCCCTTTCCTCTGATTGATCTAAGTCTGGCTGAAACTTCATTGACTTTTCTCTTCCTAACAGCAGATTGTAATCATGATCAACCACTGTGCACGTGAGACGATGTTGTAACTTTTCCAGATATTCAAGAATTTAACTGAGGATTTTTCACTTAATAAGGATTTCTCTGGCAGTTGTTCTTGTGGTTGCTCACACTAGTGGCAGATGGTGAGAAAGAGATCCTTCACAAGATTGTCTTTCTAACAAGTTTTCAATCAACTCATGTGAGTTCAACCACAAAGACAGTTCCCAGGATGTTTGAGCCCAACCTGCTGGGAATGCTATGGGAGCAACTGATTGCATCCTGGAGAGACCAAACCCTCTATGCCTAATAGGCAAACAATTCTGAAACAATGAATCAGAATCTGATTATACATCCAAGCCCATGATTAAAGACCAAGTTCGATATGTCTGGTCATCATGTATTAAAGCAGCTTTATTGAATTTTTTCTAGTAGGACAGTTCTACCAAAATGGTTGAGACTAGGAACGTGATAATGCCTAAGTAGCAGCAAAGACCTCTGTGGATCGTCCAAATTCTAGCAGTTTGAACAAAGTTCAGTACCAGATTTTGCCATGCTATGCAGTTTGCGGATACATAATCTGGTGTCCCAATTGGGGTTCCCAGTATGTCAATGCCAAAGTGTTGACAGCAACGTCAGTAGAGCAATCATCCAGATAGGCCATTGAATATGCTTCACATTTCTGCTTAGAGACAAGTAGTCCAGTTGACTCAAATTGACACTGTAGGTCTTAAAAGGGCATTCACAATTTCTTCAGCTAGGCAAACCAATCAAGAAACGTCATCCACGTATGCCAGAGTTTGAACCCAAGGATGTTACTTCTGTACCTTTTAGAGAGTAATGATTGTATAGCAACAGAAAACAAGGAAGGGTCCAAAGGGTCTCCTTCTTGCGACTGGAGGATGATAGTTCTATGGCCCATAGCATACACAAGTGAGCTGACATGACCATACATGTTAAAAGTAAGTGGATACAAGTCTGGAAATGATACCATACGTGCTGCAACATGTGTTGTCAACTAATTGAATCGAAAGCAATCTTAATGTCTGATTTTAGAATTACCCAATCTGGGTGTTGTTCGATCAAGGCTTGAACATAATGAACTATAAGCTCAACTCCACCTTCATTCAGTAGCCACACCATGTTGAATTGGACAGAGGAAAGAATggaattctgtctgtttttctgagCAGATGACCTTAGCTGTAATTCTTCTAAAAATTTCCCCAATCGCTATTGGACGCACATCATTGAATCCTTTCGAAAATGCAACCAGACGAGAAGCTGACAAAAGAAAGATGGCTTCTTTGGGAAGTAAGCCAGATGCAACAGCACTGCGTAAAATGTGAACATAGTCACAGATTTGGTGATCAGCAATCAAGGCACGTACATGTTCGCATCTCCACCCAGATGAACCGCCTCCAGAAGCACGGGGGGAGCAGATCTAATCATCCGAGCAGATCTAATCATCTGAGCAAAAGACTGTTGATTCAGATTCAAACCTGATTCTGATTTTGGTTCCTCATACTCAGGAACTTGTCGCTGAATTGGGTGATTAGAGGCTTACTTGATTGCTATCAATATTTCCTGACAATCGAAACTGTAATCATTACTCGTGGAACAGAGGAGGCCAAGATGGTCTGCAATGCAAGAGAACAGAAGAATTTTTACGATGGTCAGGACTAGAGATTAATGCCAGTAAATGCACTGCATTTGCCCGCAGGAGACGACCTTCTCCAACAGTTTTTGACCCGGAGCTGTATCGGCTAGGTCAAAGGATTCCAGAAACAAAAACGTCATTAGTAAGGATCTGCAAACCCAAGCATACAGATCTTTCAAATCTGGTAATCCTGCTCATTAAAGAAGTGATTGAAGCCTCCTATTGCTGTTGGATTGCTAGAAATCAGATAGAAATAAAAGAACTATAATAGAGAAAGTCTACATTATTTTTTGTGCATGCTAAAAATATAGTTTACGTAGTTGTGTTGTCCTTTGTCCTTAACAGGACTGATAGTGTGCCAACAGTTTCGAATCTTGTTGTGACACTACCtgttactaaaatttttaaaacttttttctctgaaaaaagaaatagatgtagggactGTATAAAAAGTATCataaacaagatctatagataa
This genomic window contains:
- the LOC134185010 gene encoding caskin-2-like isoform X2, with the protein product MGKEQELLAAAKTGDIQQVRKLLSKLRKTVSSSKLEASADVGKDGKFKKNPKKSAKLLNVNAADDNCFTALHHSALLDKADICRELIDVEATVDLKDKNGMTPLHLAAWAGRVEQASLLLRSGADSNSLSSNGETALILTAQYGKTDVASLLLGNKADVGAIAFGGSTALDKACQFGHLEMVELLVKSGALKYVKPLSNADKKDPNKHTPLHLAAKHGHVEIIRALLSYGVDVNLETANGTSLHEAALYGRKDIVKLLVECGVDVNRRNLYQQTSLDIVLHFVKSAAAKEMKEILIESGCANVVLARANFDYHVADSTMLSLCEGQIIAVLEQNANGRWKGSVGEGETANRMDQSLLKWLEETFETDCASNV
- the LOC134185010 gene encoding caskin-2-like isoform X3, with protein sequence MGKEQELLAAAKTGDIQQVRKLLSKLRKTVSSSKLEASADVGKDGKFKKNPKKSAKLLNVNAADDNCFTALHHSALLDKADICRELIDVEATVDLKDKNGMTPLHLAAWAGRVEQASLLLRSGADSNSLSSNGETALILTAQYGKTDVASLLLGNKADVGAIAFGGSTALDKACQFGHLEMVELLVKSGALKYVKPLSNADKKDPNKHTPLHLAAKHGHVEIIRALLSYGVDVNLETANGTSLHEAALYGRKDIVKLLVECGVDVNRRNLYQQTSLDIVLHFVKSAAAKEMKEILIESGCANVVLARANFDYHVADSTMLSLCEGQIIAVLEQNANGRWKGSVGEGENV